The Metamycoplasma phocicerebrale genome includes a region encoding these proteins:
- the metK gene encoding methionine adenosyltransferase, whose protein sequence is MKKLLTSESVGAGHPDKICDQISDAILDALLKKDPEARVACDVLANNNIIYIGGQITTKDYVDTIKEAWKVLKPLGYSESDFNIINGIYPQSPDIAMGVNKSKNKEIGAGDQGILFGFATNENEYFMPWPIVLSHELVKRAEKLRRENKFPYAKSDMKSQVTVEYDEENNSILVKKVLMSIQHSNNFNEQEFKKFIKNKIIDYVMKKHNFNLNYEILINPTGRFVIGGPVGDTGLTGRKIIVDTYGGFAHHGGGAFSGKDATKIDRSAAYMARYITKNLVAAGVAKKCEIQLSYAIGLPKPQSIYVNTFGTSNYSDEQIIDLINNLFDLSVEGIIKTLDLLKPIYLQTATFGHFGRNDLNLPWEKLDKVSYIKKELKIN, encoded by the coding sequence ATGAAAAAATTATTAACTTCAGAAAGTGTAGGGGCAGGACACCCCGATAAAATTTGCGATCAAATTAGTGATGCTATTTTAGATGCTTTATTAAAAAAAGATCCTGAAGCAAGAGTTGCTTGCGATGTGTTAGCAAATAACAATATTATTTATATTGGCGGCCAAATTACTACCAAGGATTATGTAGATACTATAAAAGAAGCTTGAAAAGTTCTAAAACCATTAGGATATAGTGAAAGTGATTTTAATATTATAAATGGAATTTATCCTCAAAGTCCGGATATAGCAATGGGGGTAAATAAATCTAAAAACAAAGAAATAGGTGCAGGAGATCAAGGTATATTATTTGGTTTTGCTACAAATGAAAATGAGTATTTTATGCCTTGACCAATTGTTTTAAGCCATGAACTTGTTAAAAGAGCAGAAAAATTGCGTAGAGAAAATAAATTTCCTTATGCAAAAAGCGATATGAAAAGCCAAGTAACAGTTGAATATGATGAAGAAAATAATAGCATTTTAGTAAAAAAAGTTTTAATGTCAATTCAACATTCAAATAATTTTAATGAACAAGAATTTAAAAAATTTATAAAAAACAAAATTATTGATTATGTTATGAAAAAACATAATTTTAATTTAAACTATGAAATTTTAATAAATCCAACTGGGCGTTTCGTAATCGGGGGACCTGTAGGAGATACAGGTTTAACCGGAAGAAAAATTATTGTTGATACATATGGTGGTTTTGCTCACCATGGTGGAGGTGCTTTTTCTGGAAAAGATGCAACAAAAATTGATAGATCTGCTGCATATATGGCTAGATACATAACAAAAAATCTTGTTGCTGCTGGAGTGGCTAAAAAATGTGAAATTCAATTATCATATGCTATTGGTTTGCCAAAACCTCAAAGCATTTATGTTAATACTTTTGGGACATCTAATTATTCAGACGAACAAATTATAGATTTAATTAATAATTTATTTGATTTAAGTGTTGAAGGAATAATTAAAACTCTTGATTTATTAAAACCAATTTATTTACAAACAGCTACTTTTGGTCATTTTGGTAGAAATGATTTAAATTTACCATGAGAAAAATTAGATAAAGTTTCATATATCAAAAAAGAATTAAAAATTAATTAA
- the asnA gene encoding aspartate--ammonia ligase, whose product MKKAKLNLKETQYAIEILKDTFSKKLRKSLNLIRVSAPLFVRSTSGLNDGLSGEKPVSFQPISINESLEIVHSLAKWKRDALHRYNFELYHGIYTDMNAIRQQETIDNTHSFYVDQWDWEMIIDNKDRSISFLKKIVNKIYKSLKYTEYKINKIYSSLVSKLPKKVFFISSLDLYNRFPNLNAEQREYELVKEHGAIFIYQIGNLLPSGLPHSKRAKDYDDWQLNGDLIVYDKNNDIALELSSMGIRVNSESLIKQYNMDKTEITKISPYHKAVIENKLPLTIGGGIGQSRIAMFLLEKKHIGEVQVSVWDDKTIQNAKNSEIILL is encoded by the coding sequence ATGAAAAAAGCAAAATTAAACTTAAAAGAAACACAATATGCAATAGAAATACTTAAAGATACTTTTTCTAAAAAATTAAGAAAGAGTTTAAATTTGATTAGAGTATCAGCTCCTTTATTTGTAAGATCTACTAGTGGGCTTAACGATGGATTATCTGGAGAAAAACCGGTTTCTTTTCAACCTATATCAATAAATGAATCTTTAGAAATAGTACATTCATTAGCAAAATGAAAAAGAGATGCATTGCATAGATATAATTTTGAACTTTATCATGGTATATATACAGACATGAATGCTATTAGACAACAGGAAACCATTGATAATACTCATTCTTTTTATGTAGACCAATGAGATTGAGAAATGATTATTGATAATAAGGATCGTAGTATTAGTTTTTTAAAAAAAATAGTTAATAAAATATATAAGTCATTAAAATACACTGAATATAAAATAAATAAAATTTATAGTTCTTTAGTTTCTAAATTACCAAAAAAAGTTTTTTTTATTAGTTCTTTAGATTTATATAATAGATTTCCTAATTTAAATGCAGAACAAAGGGAATATGAATTAGTTAAAGAACATGGAGCTATTTTTATATATCAAATTGGAAATTTATTACCTAGTGGTTTGCCGCATTCAAAAAGAGCAAAAGATTATGATGATTGACAATTAAATGGTGATTTAATTGTTTATGATAAGAATAATGATATTGCTTTAGAATTAAGCAGTATGGGAATTAGAGTAAATTCAGAATCATTAATAAAACAATACAATATGGATAAAACTGAAATAACAAAAATAAGTCCTTATCACAAAGCAGTTATTGAAAACAAATTGCCTTTAACTATAGGTGGTGGAATTGGACAATCTAGAATTGCTATGTTTTTATTAGAAAAAAAACATATAGGCGAAGTACAAGTAAGTGTTTGAGATGATAAAACTATACAAAACGCTAAAAATTCTGAAATTATTTTGTTATAA